In the Primulina eburnea isolate SZY01 chromosome 15, ASM2296580v1, whole genome shotgun sequence genome, TTCTACAATTGAGGCCGAATATCTTGCAGTCTTTTTTGGAAGAGTTGGGTCACAAATATGAAAAGAGCGTGTTATATTGTAACAGTATGAGTGTTATTTATTTGGCAAAGAATTATGTTTATCACACTAGGACAAAACACATACATGTTCAATATCACTTCATAAAATTAACCTTGGAGGATGGAAGTCAGGCTCCTGAGAAGATTGAAGGAAGTCGTAATCCAGCTGATATGTTGACGAAGACTGTGACAGCCAAGAAACTGAATTTATGTGCAACTTCAGTTGGACTTCTCCACTGAGGAGTGAGGAGTCGCTAACGCTCCAGGTGAAAACGGTCGATGATGGTGGATTAGTCTCCAAGTGGGAGACTGTTAATACATTTATGGAgcctaattatttatttaagggTATTTTAGGTATTTTGCATATATTAATGTAGCCTTTTATTATTTGTATCTGTTAGTAGTTGTCGTTGCGTTATAATTGGCGAATAGATAGAGATACAGAGAATGACAATAAAAGAGTTATGAGAGAGGACATGTTCTCATAAAATTTTCTTTGCTTTCTTGGTTTCGTTATAGTGGAAATTTGCAGCGGTGACAAGTGGATGTAGCTCTTATATCAAGAGTGAACCAATATAAATCTTGTGTGTTCTTGTGTTTATTTTTCATCATCTTCTATGACTTTCGACAATcaaaatcaggaacataatttcTAACAGAAACAGATTTGATTAATCATTTTCCAAAACTGGTGAagctaaaaaaattattattaaataagctAGCTAGTCGAGTATCAGAAAAGCATTTCATATGAATCTAGCACAATGAGTAcaaattaaatttttagatTGTACTCGTAGAGTGATaagaaaaacataaaaaaaacgtTACCCCATTGTTGGTCTCCACAGGATGCTCATCATCGATGTGGCAACAGAGTCCCACAATGTCGAAATATTCTGAACAGAAAGGGCAAATATACTCTTCCCTTATATCATCCTCCGCCTCGAGTTCCTCGAAACCCATAAGCATTTCTGCATCCAAATTATCCCACTTCAGCCCTGCCATAACACCCACACACACAGAATCCCATCAAAATCAATGTAAATTTGGTAGTAACCAATCCCATATAAGAAAACCTCTTAGGTATAATATAAAGCTATGAACAGGAAAAATCTTTATAATTCAACCTTTAAAGAATATATTCAATGGAAAATGTTAAGCCCCGAGTACAAGCCAGTTTTCCACACAAATATGTGATTCCCAAAAAAACCGTACTGAGCCAAATGGTACAATTGATTTCGAATCCAGTACTCAAAACAGAGAGCTAACTTCTCAAAGGAACATTTATTCAATCACAAACCCTAAGTAAAATAATTCCATTTTCATCGTCCGTACACACTACCTTAGGACCTAAATCATTACAAAAAAAATGCAACCTTTCACCGACATCCACATCAAGTCAACAAATTCAAAGAAGCCCAGATGGAAATTAAACGTTCCAGAGAAAAGTGAGATAATAATCTCAAGCACTAACCAGATCGAGATTGAAGAGCTGATTTATAGCTCTTGGTGACAGAAGACACACGAGCAGACCAAGAATTAGAATCCATGGCTTCCTTGTTTCCACTTAAAACACAGACTGAAAATGGTTCTGGGAATCCGAACTCTTTTCCTATCAAGAGCTGATTAAAAACAATCAACAGTTGCCTGATTCGTGAAACTTTTGGGACATAATAttcttgattttgttattttctgAAGAAGTGAACGAGTTCTAATTCCGATGGTGATGAGAGGAGTGAAACTTGAGAGGGTTGGCTAAGCAATTGATATCTTGCAGGAAGAAGAAATGTAAAGCTAATTTCTGCGGTACTTCTAGGACAGTGAATGAATTGGGTCGGTTGGCGCGTGCAGTTGCTGCTCTCCACGCACGCCACCAACGCGTGTGTGTGGTCGAATTTTTTGTTGTAGATTACCTTACTGCTTCTGGTTTTGCCTTGTTTAATTCTCGTTCGGTCTATAGATATCTCTATTTAATATGTATTTTGATTGGTCTTATACAGCTCAATACCAAGAATTACGATTCTAGTTTTTCTTATAGATGAATACTGATTCTGGGTTTTCTTAATAAATATATCCTCACAATTAAAAATATCTTCATTAtacatatatgtgtgtgtgtgtgtgtgtgtgagttttttaaatgtaaatttaaattttattatatgaaaCGTAAGAGTATGTCTCtcgtgagacaatctcacgaatctttatctatgagacgtgtcaactctaccgatattcacaataaaaagtaatactcttaacataaaaaataatatttcttcatggatgacccaaataagatattcgtctcacaaaatacgactcgtgagacagtctcacacaagtcaaaatgtaaaacacttctcttttattatatattatatataatcatTCCTTTTACAATCTAATAACCTTAACTTCTTCAATCTTTTTCctcatataaaaaatttattacaaTGTGATGAAAGTAGCGGAGATAATTATTGCACTCCAATAATTTACCATCATCGTCAATGATAATTATTAATTGACATAGTAAATCACATTTTGCAAAGAGAATGATATTTActtctttttttaattttaaaaaaggtACAATTATATACTAGTCcataataaaaaatttgtatTATAATTTATCAAAGTTTTGCTTTTAGTACTAATACATATATTCAATTTCATGtgttattataaaaataacttaaatgaTATAATCGGAACATCAAAATTATTaagtgctatttttaaaaaactcaCTCAGTGTGAGACTAAATTTCATTATAGATATTTGTAATGCCTCTTAATTAGCGGAACTTATGGGTGGGATGGGGGAAGGGGTGCCATGTAGTTACGATTAGTTTATACTTATATCGAGAGTATTCTAATATCATTAAATTACACGGGGTTTATCAcaattttgacaaaaatttatgtgagacggttgtGAGACATGTATCTTATtcggatcatccatgaaaaaaatattaatttttatgctaagagtactactttttattgtgaatatcggtatggttgacttgtctcacagataaagattcgtgagatcgtcttacaaGAGATCCACTCttatatttttatgaaatttgacATATATTGATAATTCAAGAGTTAACAGTTGACCACATCATTGGATGAGAAATATTTTCAAGAGTAACATGAAATAATCTACGTAGATGGATAGATGATATCGTTGACCTGGTAAATTGCAAAATCAAAAACACACAAGTCTCTGTATCACAAATTGTATGATAAAACTTTGGTTGATGGTTGTTGAATCAAGTGTCATTTGATCATAAAGAAATTTAGAGTTTGAAACAAAATTTAATTCAatgcatttaattttttttgtttaaaaatttattatatataaaatatatggcaaaaacttgtgtgagacggtctcacgggtcgtatttgtgagacaaatcttttATTTGAATCACCCAtataagagtattaatttttatgctaagagtattactttttattatgaatatgagtatgATTGACCTATCTCACAAATTATAATCTATGAGACGGTCTTAAATGATACACcctcaaaatatatttaaaatctctattacacatatttttaatctcttactatttattaaggttgagtaggttagagtaacttctttggtctgttttttaaaatatctaaaatACCATTCACCCCACTCTCTACattactaattatatatattaataaagtgttaaaaaataaaagcaagTCACATGTAGTTTAGTAGATAAAGCCTATGTTTCTTAATCATGAGGTTGTAGGTTCAATTTTTGCTTGGgtcttttttattcttttttaatttattttttagttcatatatcaaaattaaatataaatcaaataaattataaaaacatatcGTACGAGCACGCGTGCGTCGTTGTACTAGTAATAGTAATAGTAATAGATTTTACGTAAATGTTTCTTCAAATCTTTTCGTGCTTTTTTTGCACATAGTGACCGTAATTTTTACCCTCCATCGACGCTGAATTATACCGCAGAGATCATTCTCTCCCAAGATATTTCGAAAAGGTTTTCCTAAAAAAGTAATCGTTTTCATACCCCTGAGACGCGTCCATCTATCTCACTCTGTAGAATTATGAAGGAAATCTTGACAGTTCAAATTGGAAGCTATGCAAATTTTATCGGCTCCCATTTCTGGAACTTCCAGGTAAATTTGATGTTTTGCTCCGTATTCTCTACTTCTAGCTTTTTTACACGACGATTGTAGACATTGAAGAAACTATGAACTAGTTTTTAATATTTGTATGCATGTCGTACCCTGTTTTTTTTGTTAGTTGTttgatttatgagttgattttgGCTGTTTAGTATTGACGATTTTGGAATTGTATATGGTTTTGGGTATACTGATCTGCCTTCTTTCGAATGTATTTCaatggtaaaataaaaaaaaatgacctTTTTTGTTGTGTGTGTTCAAGGATGAGCTTCTTGGCTTGGCTGACAACCCTCAGAgtgatgaaatatttaaaaatcatcacTTTAATATGGACGTCCTCTATCGTGCTGGCGAAACTCAGCAGGTAAATCTGCTGCCAAGGCAGTGCCCATTGACTAAAAACCTATTCCCCACTtatcctttttcttttttggtTTTTGGTCTTAATCTTCTTTTCTCAGATGAGTTCGTCATGTGCAGGGTATTCTTACGCACACTCCTCGCCTGGTTTCAGTTGATTTTCAAGGTACATAATAAGTTTAGCGTAAGGGTTCATGCTggcttttaattttttatgaaattgttgTGACTTATTAATTTCTGGATCACTCTAATTTGCTAGTTAGTTTTATTTGTAATAACATTTGTATCAATGGCTAGCGCTATTTCTTAGTTTTTTCCGATTTTCTTTCGAATTTCAAGTTTCACTAACCTAAGCCTTGTTTCCCCAAAACATTTTATATCCCAGAATAAAAATAATCAATATTATCTCCCGAGGTACACATTTCTGTGATTCAACTTTTTACATATTTATTATTGATAACATTTTAACCAAAGCTTATTTTATGCTACAACATCTTATCACTATCAGACAAGTTCCATCATGACTCGAAATTGATGGCAACAAATATTCCTTCAAAATATAACTGAGCACACAACTTATTTTCCAGAAAACGTCAATTGAATCATTCTTTTAAAATTATCCCCCACAACCAACCAAAAACAAAACCAACCAAGGTGATTATGTTTTTCCATCTCCCCATTTTACCTCTCTACATCATATTGATAACTTGTATGGTCATGTTATTTTTCACGCTGTCTGTGGGAAAGGGGTTCCATGCGTGTATGGTTTCCTATTAATATCTGTCCTTGTCAAAACTGATGTGGCTCCTACTTACATACACATTTAGTGATCTTGTAGAAATCACATCACACTCTTTGAATTTCTTGGATTGATCAAAGTAGGTTTTTCTTCTATCAAAGATGCTGACTCATTAAATTGGCTCAACAGGTTCCCTCGGATGTGTAACCGCGAGTGGAACATTGTATAATGAGGTCCCGGTTGCATCGATTGATACCCCTACATGGTGATATATTACTCTCACTTTCATATTTTGATGTGTTTCAGTTAGTATTTCTTAATTATGACTTTATGGAATTGCAATCGGAACGTAAGTTCTTCTTGAATTCTAAGGTCTTGAGTAAATACATGAACTACTTGATATCTATAATTACGCACAGTTATGTTTTTCTTGACCATTAAAGTTTTAAAGAATAAACTCCTGCTTAACCGGTTCAGGCTGTATCTGAATTGTGAATGAAATCACAGGTATCATGACCAAACTATGTTCAAGTGGTTTGGTTCAGGTTCTAACGTCCATTAAAACTGAACCATCAACTCTAGAATTGCAAAAATCAGTTTTGAAACCAGGCCAGTCATACAACTGATAACTTTATTGGTAGTGATTCTTATTTATGATTATGTGTACTTAGATGATTTTATTCCTTGGCTATCCTGTTAGTCGAGCTATAATAATCAAATGCCTAGGCaccaatatttgatattatgtaTTCATATTGTCAGGAAATTGTCACCCTGCAAGTTTATGTTTGATGTTCATTTTTTTCTGTGTAGATCTTTCAAAACGTCTTATTTTTATACAGCTACGGATATGACTTTATGAGAGCATCTTTAGACTTGTCCCTTGCTGACTGATGGCTGATTGCTTTAATAGATTACATTGGCTTGCCAGGAACATTTGAAGCATCTATTTGTTACTAGACAGATGACTTTCCATGGATAATAAAATGTTTCTCCTATTCTTGATGCATTACCACCGATATTTCAAGCTCCTTCACTTCTTACCAACTTAAATGAGTTCATTAGTGACGGAGACGTTTTACTCATGTCTGCTAGGAAAACAAATTTATACATGTTTATTATGGGCTGGTGGCATTTTTCGTTTGACAGTTAATGAAGGCATGTAATATTTGTACTTCATATAGCTTAGACCTTAGAGTTGGACTTTTGACTGTTGCTGAATGCTTTTTCCCCTTCTTTTTGTATATTACAGTTTTTAGAATCTATATGCTCCTAGTTGACACAGTTTCCTGAGTCAACACAAGTTTGTTTGTTGGCATACATGGGAAAATATGCCAGATCGTGTCTTTCTGGTATTTTCTTGGAGATACCTTCTTGTTCTCTTTCATTGGAGCAGAAGGTTGTCAATCGCATGCCACTGCCAATTctctttatttttaaatatttttgcgTTTTTATAAACATTGAAAGCTGGATGCCTTTTGTAATTTTCGTGACCATTTCACATGAGTCTTCATGGCCGACTTAGTTTTTCTACCACGAGCAACGATCCTGATCTTTGAAGACTATGGAACCTACGTTTTTAATAGGCAAACCTGCAACACCTCTCAAGGCTAAATTTTGATCTGCAGTTTCTGCTTTTCTTGAGCATTAGATATAGTATTTTGGTATGCCATTTTGATGTACATTTTACTGTCGGATATGACACTTGTATGAATTAAATGTCTCCAGACCTATGTGTAGGAAGGGTAATATAACAACTCAGGCATCTGAACCTTTGAAGAAGAACTTGTTCTTAAGAAGTTTAGACTCAGCAGAGACTGATGAGGACATGGATAACTGTAGAGGTTATGATGGAAGGAACAGTGATTCTCAAACTGAATATCAAGATAAAGACATTGTTGCATGTCTTGAAGATGGAGTTCAGTACTGGACAGATTTCTCCAAAGTtcattatcatcctcagagtctGTATGAGTTAAATGGCTTGTGGATGGACCCTGAAGATTTTAACAATTATGGAATTGGAAGAGATGCTTTTTCGGGGTGCCTGTCAGGAGAAGAAATTAATGAGAGGCTTCGCTTTTTTGTTGAAGAGTGTGACCTTATTCAGGTACTTTTTGTGGGGCTCAGTCCTCAACATGTTAAACATGTCATTCAATTCTTTGagaatcaaattttagaaaataaacTTCATTTGATAATTTGGGCCCATTGACGGTGGATCATGGTTTTTATCATTGTTTTTATTCCCTTTTCCGAAGGAACTATATTTCTAGAGCACGATACCTTTTTATCCTGCTAGAACTTTTGCTTATTCTTCGCAGTTCGTAGACAGCTGCTGCATTATTTCTACGTTTTTTTCTTAATCTAAATTTGTTCTCTCcccctctttttctttttgggCAGGGATTTCAATTTATTGTTGATGATTCTGGAGGATTCTCTGGTGTAGCTGGggaatttttagaaaatattgcAGATGAGTACACAAATGTTCCAGTTCTGCTCTACTGTGCCCGTAGTCCCAACTCCTACCTAAATGCCAAAagccaaaaacaaaaaatatccaGTAAAATCCACGATGCAGTTTCACTTGCAAGACTATCTTCTTTCTGTAAATTGATTGTCCCAGTGGGTTTACCGTCCCTGAGTACAAGTAAGCATGAAAATTAAATGTGagttttatctttatttttcgaCATTGGCGCAATTAAAACAATCTTGTAGGGTTGATGAAAAATTGATCCACGGGAAGCTGAAACTGTGTTTGCTACATGGGTCCACCTGATGGTTTATATTATCATCCAAGCTCTTGTCCTGAATTTGTAGTCACTGTAAACTATCAGTTTTTTAAATCACATAAGTGATGCTTAATAAATTCGTATAAAATTAAGTTTGTCCTCCATTTTGTTCGAGTTTCTAAATTCCTCAGAACTCTCAATAATGAATGTGTCTACACCATCTTAAATATAGTGTCCTTGATTTTCTTCAACTGTTGCTGTCCTAGTATCTTCTCTGATATGATACTTTTAATTTGATTCATTCTTGTGTAACTACTCATTCACCTTGAAATTCGCACCTTGACTACTCCCACATGTACTTTTTCATGTCAAGTTTTTTAGCCTCTAAACAATGAACAATGACCACAAAAACTTTGTTGGAATAATTCACTTTTGAATAAACGTGTGACAATATCATGAGTTAAGCAGAATAGCTTTCATCATCTCAGTTTCTTGATTATGTTGTTCTTATGCCTTCtacttatatttttttttatgggaAACAAGATTATGTCAATAAAAGATTTTAAGTACAAAAAACGAACTAGAGTTCCACGCAAGATAAAGTAAGAACGGGAATCATATTAACATAGTATTGGACTAAATCCTATACAAATCTGAGACCGGAAACATTTTAAACTCCACATTCATCGAAATCTAACACGGAAActtgaatttgatctttttCCAACATTCTTCAAGCGATTCttcttcattttaaaaaatcctTCTATTCCTCACCATCCAACCGAATCATCATAAACAATGAACTACCACAACCCAGAAAATTCTACCCCTCTTTCCTAGATCGTGACCAAGAGCTACCgcaaataaatcatgagttGATCTCAAAGATATCTAAACCAGGCCCAACTCCGCCAATGCTTTGAACCAAAGAAAGCTCATAAAAAGACAATGAATGAGCAAGTGGTCGTGGGTCTCCACTTCTTGCCTACACAACACACACCAACTCGAACAAAGAGAACAATTAAGGTACCCTTTTTGCATCATCTCGCACGTTGGTAATTTACCAAACActacaaaccacaagaacacttGAACCTTGGGCTTTCCAAATGGTTATATAAAGAGGAAAGGAAGGAAAACTATAAAGTGGGAAAAAAGACTCGAAGAAGGATTTAATGGAAAATAGCCATGAAGAATCCCAAACCCACTTCCTAATCAGCTCATTCGATCAAACTAATCCTATCCAAAGACCTTAGCAATAAGCTTAAATCGTTAACTTGCTCATCCCTCAAATCCCGACAAAAGTGCAAATTCCAAGAGATTTTGGAGAGGTTGGATGAAGAATCAGAACGCAGAAAGTGGGAAATAGTCTGATATGTGCCGTAGAAATTTGGAATAATgacaaaaaaaatacaaaaagtgGAATCCCCCACCATCTGAGCTCCCAAAACCTGATTTTATTTCccctttttccacaaccttcaCCTACTGAAGAAAAACTGGATAGATCCTAGAAATAAATTTCCAGGGACTCCTTGCAAGACCCGCATCCCACCCATTATCATGTAACCCATATTTGCTAAGCACAATCTTCTTCTATAACGACTCCCCCTCACTTGAAAATCTCCACTACCATTTCCCTAGTAAGACGTTATTCCTCGGACAAATATTGTCAATGCCCCAAACCCCTCGCTCTTTTGGTGTACAAACATGGTCTCAAGCAACCAAGTGACCATGGTGGTCTCCGTTAGGTATATCACACAAAAGATCTCTCATAATCTTTTCCACGGTTTCCGCTACGCCTTGTGGGATCCTAAATAAAGACATGAAGTATGTTAGAAGAGCATTCAACACAGCTTAAATCAGAGTCTGCCTACCCTGTCTAGATAAGAACGCTTTCATCCAACTCGCCAACTTCTTAGACATCTTGAAAAGGACTGACTCTCAAAAAAAGACTTTTAATGAATTCCCGCATAAAGGGACCCACACCCTCACCTATCTAATTGGCCAAGACTCTTTCCCACGACCAATTTCACAAGCTAGCCTTCCAACTTCCTCTTCTTTGCAATGAAGTCCCAATAAAGCATTTTTTTCCAAATTGATCTTTAACCTTGACATTTCACAAAATGATAGCAAAATCTCCACCAAAAACCTAAAGTGGCTGTTATTTTTCACAAAGAACAAAGCTTTGTCCGCAAACTGTATATGAGGGAGATCTCGGCCCTCTCTCTACCTACTTCCAATCCCCTTAGAAGTTCCATTTCATTTGCCTGTCGACCAATCTGCCCAACACGTCTACCACAAAGATGAAAAGTAAGGGGAATAACAGGCCTCGTTCGCTAAGGTCTTTTCCACCCTTGAATTTACCCCTAGGCCTACCATTAATAAGTATCGAGAAAGACACACTTGAAAAACATCCCCTGATCCATCTTCTCCAACACTCCCCGAAACCCTTCTTAAGTAACTCGAAATCCAAAATATCCGATCGACAGTATCGTAAGATTTCTCTAAATCGACCTTAAAGACCCACCAGACCTTTTCTTAAACCTAAATTCCTCCACTAGTTTTTTTGCAATGAGACAACGGTCTAGAATCTGTCTACCTTCGATAAAATCATTTTGAGAGTCTGGTCTTCTGAGATGGACAACGGTTTGCCGATTATCTTGTAAAAACTTGTGACCAGACTGATAGGACGACTATCCTTAATTTGAACAGATTCCTGTTTTTTTTGGTATCAGACATATGTATGTTTGATTGGTATTGCCTTCTACTTATTGATTGAAAAGTTTGATGTCCTCGTCGAGAAATGATGCCAAATTTTTTTATGCTTGTAGCATTCGTTTTATTATCTTTGTAATCTCTTTAATTAAATGATAATGCTTTTTTTAAACATTGGCTTTTAATCACACTATTATATAGCTGCCTAGGTCTGCTGATAATGATAATGCTTTTTTTAAACATTGGCTTTTAATCACACTATTAAATGATAATGCTTTTTTTAAACATTGGCTTTTAATCACACTATTATATAGCTGCCTAGGTCTGCTGAGATGGCCAGCATTGTCACACATGGAATTTACAAATTTTCTGCACTTCGTAAAATAAGACAATGCGATAGGTTCTACAGATTGTGTTATGagatagatttcataatctcaaTTTCTCGATTCTGTTGTTTTCATATGACACAATCAGTAATCTATCTCGTAACAATCTTTATTGATCTTGGAGTGTTTTTGTTTGTATCGTGCAGTGGATTGATGAGGCAAGACTGAATAATTGATTGGAGAATCTATGAATGAATCGGCGTCTTTTTGCAAATAATTCTCGTATATTACCGTTTTCATCGTTGCGGTGTTTGAACCAAGTTTCTTAACCTTACCAAGTTTCTTAACCTTGTTTTCATGCAAATTTATGTTAATTCCAGGACTGATGTATCATGATCTCCCCATTCCTTATTTGAAGAAGCTTCTATATTTAAACTTGGATCtacaatttataatttaaagaaATTGTTTCCATTTTCCAATTTGCAGCATCTTGTGTAAGAAAATTGAGCTTGTGGCTAATAGCGTATCCTTTCACTTATAGTCACGACATTTTACTCAAATAATCTTTTTACTTTTATGAAGGTAGACTGTCCAAGTATCTGTGTGTAAAAGATCAAAAGCCTTACCACACCAGTGCAGTTTATGcatctgcaatacactccattAGTCTCCCCTTCAGAATGCAACCACTTGGGCCTAGTACACAAGTGAGCCACACATGTGGTGCGGTGGATATTAATGAATTAATGCAAATGACAGGGGGACAATCTAGGCAGAATATGGTTACTATTCTGGATGTTTCTATGCCAGTTCCAGGTCTCACCGGTACTATGTTCTGACTTTGTGCTTCTCTCCTCCCCCTTAGGAATTAAGTTTTCTAGCTAAAGTTTCAAATTCATGTATACCAGGTAACCAAAGCCCACAACGTTTATTGGAGAATTTGTTGCCGTTGACTCCAGAGTTAGCAGAAGTTGAAGATATGCTTGCTGTGGAATCCATCACTGTTCATGGAGTCTTTGGAACAGGTAGCAGTAAAGATTTTTTGCATTTTCCCGGTCTTACAACTTTGGGTatttttttccagtattaatggtCTAATTTTCTATGCATGAACTTGGTAGCGCTTCTTGCCTTGTTGGTTGTGGTTTTGCAGTCAAGGTGTATATAGAATCTTTGTGAAAAATGTAATGGCACTATTGGTTGTATGATAAACCATTGAAGGAAAAAAAACCCACTCATCGTTTTTGTTTACAAAGATTTTCTTTAACTCCAGACAAAACAAATTTACGAAAGAACAGAAAGGTTGGAATGCTGTTCAATTATTGTGACGACCTCAATTTTTAGCTatgaattttcaaataaaaaatgagCCTTTCTGTTTAAAACATACTGTAAATCAACTTCTGCGACCTGAAATCTTTGCAGAATTTCTCTGATATTA is a window encoding:
- the LOC140813647 gene encoding uncharacterized protein isoform X2; translated protein: MKEILTVQIGSYANFIGSHFWNFQDELLGLADNPQSDEIFKNHHFNMDVLYRAGETQQGILTHTPRLVSVDFQGSLGCVTASGTLYNEVPVASIDTPTWKGNITTQASEPLKKNLFLRSLDSAETDEDMDNCRGYDGRNSDSQTEYQDKDIVACLEDGVQYWTDFSKVHYHPQSLYELNGLWMDPEDFNNYGIGRDAFSGCLSGEEINERLRFFVEECDLIQGFQFIVDDSGGFSGVAGEFLENIADEYTNVPVLLYCARSPNSYLNAKSQKQKISSKIHDAVSLARLSSFCKLIVPVGLPSLSTSRLSKYLCVKDQKPYHTSAVYASAIHSISLPFRMQPLGPSTQVSHTCGAVDINELMQMTGGQSRQNMVTILDVSMPVPGNQSPQRLLENLLPLTPELAEVEDMLAVESITVHGVFGTGYQRASVPEVKDAVQASYLNSAARPKFSHLTVAQCPLPIPLPFPSLFSNLVGQHGEILEGPISSPATTRGPLEVHSIPMAARLRSSSAVLPYLEDRLINLRRLGIARGALGTELLRSWGFGKDDLDDMGETLSKMVSTLNPFSEESSDSE
- the LOC140813647 gene encoding uncharacterized protein isoform X1; protein product: MKEILTVQIGSYANFIGSHFWNFQDELLGLADNPQSDEIFKNHHFNMDVLYRAGETQQGILTHTPRLVSVDFQGSLGCVTASGTLYNEVPVASIDTPTWKGNITTQASEPLKKNLFLRSLDSAETDEDMDNCRGYDGRNSDSQTEYQDKDIVACLEDGVQYWTDFSKVHYHPQSLYELNGLWMDPEDFNNYGIGRDAFSGCLSGEEINERLRFFVEECDLIQGFQFIVDDSGGFSGVAGEFLENIADEYTNVPVLLYCARSPNSYLNAKSQKQKISSKIHDAVSLARLSSFCKLIVPVGLPSLSTSRLSKYLCVKDQKPYHTSAVYASAIHSISLPFRMQPLGPSTQVSHTCGAVDINELMQMTGGQSRQNMVTILDVSMPVPGLTGNQSPQRLLENLLPLTPELAEVEDMLAVESITVHGVFGTGYQRASVPEVKDAVQASYLNSAARPKFSHLTVAQCPLPIPLPFPSLFSNLVGQHGEILEGPISSPATTRGPLEVHSIPMAARLRSSSAVLPYLEDRLINLRRLGIARGALGTELLRSWGFGKDDLDDMGETLSKMVSTLNPFSEESSDSE
- the LOC140813647 gene encoding uncharacterized protein isoform X3, encoding MCRKGNITTQASEPLKKNLFLRSLDSAETDEDMDNCRGYDGRNSDSQTEYQDKDIVACLEDGVQYWTDFSKVHYHPQSLYELNGLWMDPEDFNNYGIGRDAFSGCLSGEEINERLRFFVEECDLIQGFQFIVDDSGGFSGVAGEFLENIADEYTNVPVLLYCARSPNSYLNAKSQKQKISSKIHDAVSLARLSSFCKLIVPVGLPSLSTSRLSKYLCVKDQKPYHTSAVYASAIHSISLPFRMQPLGPSTQVSHTCGAVDINELMQMTGGQSRQNMVTILDVSMPVPGLTGNQSPQRLLENLLPLTPELAEVEDMLAVESITVHGVFGTGYQRASVPEVKDAVQASYLNSAARPKFSHLTVAQCPLPIPLPFPSLFSNLVGQHGEILEGPISSPATTRGPLEVHSIPMAARLRSSSAVLPYLEDRLINLRRLGIARGALGTELLRSWGFGKDDLDDMGETLSKMVSTLNPFSEESSDSE